One window of Paludibacter propionicigenes WB4 genomic DNA carries:
- the glmM gene encoding phosphoglucosamine mutase, with translation MTLIKSISGIRGTIGGTVGDGLNPLDIVRFTAAYATQIKATKQTNSNKIVVGRDARISGEMVNQLVVGTLLGMGLDVVNIGLATTPTTELAVTMEKAAGGIILTASHNPKQWNALKLLNEKGEFLNAIEGENVLKIALDESFTFSDVDQLGKLTIDSSYDKKHIDSVLALDLVDVEAIKAANFSVAIDCVNSVGGIIIPALLEALGVKKVEKLFCEPNGHFPHNPEPLPEHLTDISSLMKQGKADVGFVVDPDVDRLAIICEDGSMFGEEYTLVSVADYVLQHMPGNTVSNLSSTRALRDVTNLRGGKYTAAAVGEVNVVTAMKATNAVIGGEGNGGIIYPASHYGRDALVGIALFLTNLAKTKTTVSDLRKTYPEYYISKNKIQLTPSIDVDGILSVIKKSYQQFEVNDIDGVKIDFPTGWVHLRKSNTEPIIRIYSEAGTAEQAEAFASAIIEEIKRIANI, from the coding sequence TTCGCGGTACAATCGGCGGAACGGTTGGTGATGGATTAAACCCTTTAGACATAGTTCGATTTACAGCAGCTTATGCTACTCAAATCAAGGCAACTAAACAAACAAATTCAAACAAAATAGTAGTTGGAAGAGATGCGCGTATCTCTGGCGAAATGGTTAATCAACTAGTAGTTGGAACACTGCTGGGCATGGGTCTGGATGTGGTTAACATCGGATTAGCTACAACCCCAACAACTGAATTGGCTGTGACCATGGAAAAAGCAGCCGGAGGTATCATTCTTACGGCCAGTCACAATCCGAAACAATGGAATGCACTAAAGCTTTTAAACGAGAAAGGTGAATTTCTGAATGCCATTGAAGGTGAAAACGTATTGAAAATTGCTTTGGATGAAAGTTTCACGTTCTCCGATGTAGATCAGCTAGGAAAACTCACTATTGATTCTTCATACGACAAAAAACACATCGATAGTGTACTTGCTCTTGATTTAGTAGACGTAGAAGCGATTAAAGCCGCCAATTTTAGCGTTGCCATTGACTGTGTAAACTCTGTTGGTGGTATTATCATTCCCGCATTACTTGAAGCATTGGGAGTAAAGAAAGTTGAAAAACTCTTCTGTGAACCTAACGGTCATTTTCCTCATAATCCGGAGCCATTGCCTGAACATCTCACGGATATATCATCGCTAATGAAACAAGGCAAAGCAGACGTCGGATTTGTTGTAGATCCCGATGTTGATCGCCTTGCTATAATCTGTGAAGATGGAAGCATGTTTGGAGAAGAATACACCTTAGTATCTGTAGCTGATTATGTGCTTCAACATATGCCGGGAAACACTGTTTCCAATCTGAGTTCAACACGTGCTTTACGCGATGTTACCAATTTACGTGGCGGAAAATATACTGCTGCGGCTGTAGGCGAAGTGAATGTCGTTACAGCAATGAAAGCTACAAATGCTGTTATTGGGGGCGAAGGCAATGGTGGTATTATCTACCCTGCCAGCCATTACGGACGTGATGCTTTGGTAGGCATTGCTTTGTTTCTGACCAATCTGGCCAAAACTAAAACAACCGTATCAGACCTACGTAAAACATATCCTGAGTATTATATCTCTAAAAATAAGATTCAATTAACTCCCAGTATAGATGTTGATGGAATATTGTCTGTTATAAAAAAATCGTATCAACAGTTTGAAGTAAATGATATCGATGGAGTAAAAATTGATTTTCCTACGGGTTGGGTTCATTTACGTAAATCAAATACAGAGCCTATTATTCGCATTTACTCTGAAGCCGGAACAGCAGAACAAGCAGAAGCATTTGCTTCAGCTATAATTGAAGAGATTAAAAGAATTGCAAACATATAA